One window of Calorimonas adulescens genomic DNA carries:
- a CDS encoding LacI family DNA-binding transcriptional regulator has translation MNPIKRKKITMRDIADVLNLSVNAVSLALNDKVGVSEETRNLVIKTADEMGYFDENPSFIARNRLRNICLMVEERNFRDTHFYTKVILGIENEAKRNDYDILVNFMTSDKFEIPSSVERRKVSGVIVVGTIKDEHLEKLLKYDIPTVLVDHCSFTISTDAVLTQNMSGSYMATQYLIRKGHTQIGFFGEIDFSLSFKERWLGFNEAMRNAGLNVDPIFNVNPGYCVIGQVEQYVLSKNYKEVANIISKLDKLPTAWVCSNDSAAITLYNALNILGIKVPDDISVVGFDDIDICNIVTPHLTTIRVNKELMGIKAVKRLLWRMDNPKEPHDHIRMEVKLVVRESVKEIKN, from the coding sequence TTGAATCCAATTAAAAGAAAAAAAATTACAATGAGAGATATTGCTGACGTGCTGAACCTGTCAGTTAATGCTGTCTCACTGGCTTTAAATGATAAAGTGGGTGTGAGCGAAGAAACAAGGAATTTGGTTATAAAAACTGCGGACGAAATGGGGTATTTCGATGAAAATCCCTCTTTTATTGCCAGGAATCGCCTCAGGAATATCTGCCTAATGGTTGAAGAGAGAAATTTTCGCGATACTCATTTTTATACGAAGGTAATTTTAGGAATAGAAAATGAGGCTAAAAGAAATGATTATGATATTTTAGTAAACTTCATGACCAGTGATAAGTTTGAGATTCCATCAAGCGTTGAGAGGAGGAAGGTCTCTGGAGTTATAGTTGTAGGTACTATAAAAGATGAACATCTTGAAAAATTATTGAAGTATGATATACCAACTGTCCTTGTTGACCATTGTTCATTTACTATAAGTACAGATGCTGTATTAACTCAAAATATGTCCGGATCATATATGGCAACGCAATATCTTATTCGAAAAGGACATACACAAATAGGTTTTTTTGGTGAAATCGATTTTTCTTTAAGTTTTAAAGAAAGATGGTTAGGCTTTAACGAGGCGATGAGAAATGCAGGACTTAATGTAGATCCCATATTTAATGTAAATCCTGGATATTGCGTAATAGGACAGGTAGAACAATATGTTTTAAGCAAAAACTACAAAGAGGTAGCAAATATTATCTCGAAGTTAGATAAACTTCCTACTGCATGGGTATGCTCCAATGACAGTGCTGCTATTACCTTGTACAATGCATTGAACATTTTGGGTATAAAAGTACCTGACGATATCTCTGTAGTTGGTTTTGATGATATTGATATATGCAACATTGTGACACCACATTTGACCACCATAAGAGTTAATAAGGAACTTATGGGTATAAAAGCTGTAAAAAGGCTTTTGTGGAGAATGGATAACCCAAAAGAACCTCACGACCATATAAGAATGGAGGTCAAGCTGGTAGTGAGGGAGTCAGTGAAGGAGATTAAAAATTAA